From Oenococcus sicerae, the proteins below share one genomic window:
- a CDS encoding beta-galactosidase: MVEDISLADILSRKDWENPAITNWHRLPMHVPMNYWTHTEDPALFKKSPAIRSLDGDWTFNYFPALDKVPAQWVENDLESAKKIPVPANWQLHGYGKPVYTNVAYPFKVDPPYVPTDNPIGCYSLTFKLDPDWLQDGETHINFQGVGSAFYLWLNGHWIGYSEDSRLTAEFDLTKQLVAGQNRIAVMVLQWSKASYFEDQDMWRMSGIFRHVDLAHLPAARISDYHIKTFLNDDFDKAKVVIYVSAAAHDLKNKHVLARLYWQGKLVTETKSNFGLRDIDERGGYQDRSKLFLDIVKPELWSAEIPNLYELQIELDDENGQLLHLETTKIGIRRVEIKDGLLKLNGQPLLIRGVDKHEFTAANGYYVDQATMRQDIKMMKQNNFNAVRCSHYPNDNYWYELCDKYGIYLVDEANIETHGMTPMNRLSDDPDYLPIMSQRVTRMVQRDRNHPSIIIWSLGNESGYGHNHAALYNWIKQEDPTRPVQYEGGGANSPATDIIVPMYARVDEDQPTEANPKWSIKKWIGLPDEKRPLILCEYAHDMGNSLGGFDQYWAAFRKFPRLQGGFIWDWVDQGLIKKDENDRSFYAYGGDFNDKLNDRQFCLDGLLFPDRTPKPALQEVKYCQRFFQFHLQRNHLGTATAFDVSSEYLFKKVNVELSYQIIVNGIKQLAKTIRLSLAPAEQTKVVLDLARSAQGTCYLNIQIKQIETDELIPTNFELAHQQYLLYEDLTTSKVVSRASKSVLVQESARDYQISVGDQNWQFDRLSGWLVSWKNAGKESLLSPLKDQFTRAPLDNDIGISEAAHVDPNAWYERWKSLGMYDLHSALKSFELVHSDHAVTIKTSQDFLNGQNELLFSSEKVYEISNTGSLTIINDVVRALGKTTPARIGLTCQLAAAPAKISYRGLGPFENYPDRRRAAIYGDWNLSFDDFYTPYIFPSENGLRSAVDQLTIANYHIYSLHKQKFAFNLSRYSQSQLRRVDHRHLLQAEAGLWLNIDAYQMGVGGDDSWSPSVAQEYLLSQSHYHYALLWQQD, from the coding sequence ATGGTTGAAGATATTTCGCTTGCAGATATACTCAGTCGAAAAGATTGGGAAAATCCCGCTATTACCAACTGGCATCGTTTGCCAATGCATGTGCCGATGAATTATTGGACACACACTGAAGATCCGGCACTATTTAAAAAAAGCCCAGCCATTCGTTCATTGGATGGTGATTGGACCTTCAATTATTTTCCAGCATTGGATAAAGTACCTGCTCAGTGGGTCGAAAATGATTTGGAAAGTGCCAAAAAAATCCCGGTACCAGCGAATTGGCAATTGCATGGTTATGGCAAACCTGTCTATACAAATGTTGCCTATCCTTTTAAGGTCGATCCGCCTTATGTACCGACGGATAATCCCATAGGCTGTTATTCGCTGACATTCAAACTTGATCCAGACTGGCTGCAAGATGGTGAAACGCATATTAATTTTCAGGGTGTTGGATCAGCTTTTTACTTGTGGCTGAATGGTCACTGGATCGGTTATTCAGAAGACAGCCGTTTGACTGCGGAATTTGATTTGACCAAACAATTAGTTGCTGGTCAAAATCGCATTGCTGTCATGGTACTGCAATGGTCGAAAGCCAGTTATTTTGAAGATCAGGATATGTGGCGAATGTCGGGTATTTTTCGTCATGTTGATCTTGCTCATTTACCAGCAGCACGTATCTCTGACTATCATATCAAGACGTTTCTCAATGATGATTTTGATAAAGCGAAAGTGGTGATATATGTTTCAGCTGCTGCTCATGATCTTAAAAATAAGCATGTCCTGGCAAGGCTCTATTGGCAAGGTAAATTGGTCACTGAAACAAAGTCCAACTTTGGACTGCGGGACATTGACGAGCGTGGCGGGTATCAGGATCGAAGCAAGCTGTTTTTGGATATCGTGAAACCGGAACTTTGGTCGGCAGAAATTCCTAATCTTTACGAACTGCAGATTGAACTTGATGATGAAAATGGTCAGCTGCTGCATTTAGAAACAACAAAAATAGGGATTCGTCGAGTTGAGATCAAAGATGGTCTACTGAAATTAAATGGCCAGCCTTTATTGATTCGCGGCGTTGATAAACATGAATTTACAGCAGCTAATGGTTACTATGTCGATCAAGCCACAATGCGCCAAGACATTAAAATGATGAAACAGAATAATTTCAATGCCGTTCGCTGCTCCCATTATCCTAATGACAATTATTGGTATGAATTATGTGATAAATATGGTATCTATCTAGTTGACGAAGCAAATATTGAGACTCACGGTATGACACCGATGAATCGCCTTTCTGATGATCCTGACTACTTGCCGATTATGTCCCAAAGAGTCACACGCATGGTCCAACGGGATCGCAATCATCCATCGATCATTATCTGGTCTTTAGGCAACGAATCCGGTTATGGCCATAATCACGCTGCTTTATACAATTGGATCAAACAAGAAGATCCGACTCGCCCAGTTCAATATGAAGGCGGCGGCGCGAATAGCCCGGCAACAGATATTATTGTCCCGATGTATGCTCGAGTTGATGAGGATCAGCCAACGGAAGCTAATCCCAAGTGGTCGATCAAAAAATGGATTGGGCTGCCAGACGAAAAACGGCCTTTGATTTTATGCGAATATGCCCATGATATGGGCAATAGTTTAGGCGGTTTTGATCAGTACTGGGCCGCTTTTCGGAAGTTTCCCAGATTGCAAGGTGGTTTTATTTGGGATTGGGTCGATCAGGGATTAATTAAAAAAGACGAAAATGATCGATCATTTTATGCTTATGGTGGTGACTTTAATGACAAACTTAATGATCGCCAATTTTGTTTAGATGGCTTGCTTTTTCCTGATCGCACTCCTAAGCCGGCTTTGCAGGAAGTTAAGTACTGTCAACGATTTTTCCAATTTCACCTTCAACGTAATCATTTAGGCACAGCAACTGCTTTTGATGTTTCGAGTGAGTATTTATTTAAAAAGGTAAATGTCGAATTATCCTATCAGATCATCGTGAATGGTATTAAGCAATTGGCAAAAACGATTCGTCTTTCGCTGGCACCGGCAGAGCAGACAAAAGTTGTTTTGGATCTTGCCAGATCAGCTCAGGGAACTTGCTATTTAAATATACAAATCAAACAAATTGAAACTGATGAGTTAATTCCAACTAATTTTGAATTAGCCCATCAGCAGTACTTGCTGTATGAAGATCTGACAACCTCGAAAGTAGTTTCAAGAGCAAGTAAATCAGTCTTAGTTCAGGAAAGCGCACGTGATTATCAGATCAGCGTTGGCGACCAAAATTGGCAATTCGATCGACTCAGCGGTTGGCTTGTCAGCTGGAAAAATGCTGGCAAAGAAAGTTTGCTAAGTCCATTAAAGGATCAATTTACGCGTGCACCGTTGGACAATGATATTGGTATAAGCGAAGCGGCACACGTTGATCCAAACGCTTGGTATGAGCGTTGGAAAAGTCTAGGTATGTATGATCTGCACAGTGCTCTGAAGTCATTTGAACTAGTTCATTCAGATCATGCTGTGACGATTAAAACGAGTCAGGATTTCTTGAATGGCCAAAATGAGCTGTTATTTAGTTCAGAGAAAGTCTACGAGATTTCAAACACGGGCAGTCTAACGATCATTAATGATGTTGTACGTGCTTTAGGAAAAACAACACCAGCCCGAATCGGTTTAACTTGTCAGCTGGCAGCGGCACCGGCTAAGATCAGTTACCGAGGACTTGGCCCCTTTGAAAATTATCCCGATCGTCGACGAGCTGCCATTTATGGGGATTGGAATTTGTCTTTCGATGATTTCTATACTCCTTATATTTTTCCTAGTGAAAACGGCCTTCGCAGTGCCGTTGATCAGTTGACTATTGCCAACTACCATATCTATAGTCTGCACAAACAGAAATTTGCTTTTAATCTGAGCCGATACAGCCAATCTCAGCTTCGACGCGTGGATCATCGGCATTTGCTGCAAGCTGAGGCTGGCCTTTGGCTGAATATCGATGCTTATCAAATGGGAGTCGGTGGTGATGATTCCTGGAGCCCTAGTGTGGCTCAAGAATATCTACTATCCCAGAGCCATTATCACTATGCTTTGCTTTGGCAACAGGATTAG